In Vigna angularis cultivar LongXiaoDou No.4 chromosome 8, ASM1680809v1, whole genome shotgun sequence, one DNA window encodes the following:
- the LOC108345361 gene encoding uncharacterized protein LOC108345361 — translation MNSTSHVPPATETPSFWTEEKHVHFLNTMEAAFVRAMLENQGAATLTRHSLRLDRDLPDTSDSTLDLKPHLRRRTRKLHAPAVDSMGPTMRRPRRRSSQPYNSSQDQVVPHAENQREGAAACNGDDDDKRAQN, via the exons ATGAACTCCACCTCGCACGTGCCGCCGGCGACCGAAACGCCGTCGTTCTGGACGGAGGAGAAGCACGTGCACTTCCTCAACACCATGGAAGCCGCCTTCGTTCGTGCAATGCTTGAAAACCAAGGCGCCGCAACTCTCACGCGCCACTCCCTGCGCCTCGATCGCGACCTCCCTGACACCTCCGATTCCACGTTGGATTTGAAACCGCATCTCCGACGCCGCACCAGAAAACTCCATGCACCCGCAG TAGATTCAATGGGTCCAACAATGAGAAGACCGAGGAGAAGATCATCTCAGCCGTACAACTCATCACAGGATCAG GTGGTCCCACATGCAGAAAACCAAAGAGAAGGTGCAGCAGCATGTAACGGTGACGACGATGATAAAAGAGcacaaaattaa